In Solobacterium moorei, a single genomic region encodes these proteins:
- the ricT gene encoding regulatory iron-sulfur-containing complex subunit RicT, which produces MNMECENGLCGCPMHQEQEQPAVKYAYSVAVRFKNAAKPYSFGCDNADIKKGSWVVVETAQGIEMGEVDADALSIDKYNLHMPTKPIIRIATEKDQKMYAENTIAESEAYRICNEEILHLNLDMNLMSAQYTLDRSKVLFVYLADQRVDFRELLKVLGTRLHCRIELRQIGERDKAKMVGGIGMCGMETCCSRYKNHFDVISINMAKTQQLALNVEKLSGMCGKLMCCLKYEESDYKELTAGLPKMGSQVEYDGMVYRLTSMNVMKQEAKLENREQVLFISLENLREKAIPRKGFIQQNNQKSDKPVHRTMVHEGVAIPVNKDKAVHVSTDLPTVKVESSKPQNNRSNNKKTNRNHSNKQNQPRQNAGKNTAEHKKVTVRTFGRKKKDEGDNA; this is translated from the coding sequence ATGAACATGGAATGTGAAAATGGTTTATGCGGTTGTCCTATGCACCAAGAGCAGGAACAACCGGCAGTGAAATATGCCTATTCCGTCGCTGTGCGATTTAAGAATGCAGCAAAACCGTATTCTTTTGGCTGCGATAATGCAGATATTAAAAAAGGAAGCTGGGTTGTTGTAGAAACAGCACAAGGAATTGAAATGGGTGAGGTAGATGCGGATGCACTATCAATTGATAAATACAATCTGCATATGCCAACAAAACCGATTATTCGTATCGCTACAGAAAAAGATCAGAAGATGTACGCTGAAAATACCATTGCGGAAAGTGAAGCGTATCGTATCTGTAACGAAGAAATTCTACATTTGAATTTAGATATGAATTTGATGAGTGCACAGTATACACTTGATCGCTCAAAGGTTCTATTTGTATATCTCGCTGATCAGCGTGTCGATTTCCGTGAGCTTTTAAAGGTGTTAGGAACACGTCTACACTGCCGTATTGAGTTACGTCAGATAGGTGAACGTGATAAGGCAAAGATGGTCGGCGGTATCGGTATGTGCGGTATGGAAACATGTTGCAGCCGATACAAGAATCACTTTGATGTCATTTCTATTAATATGGCTAAGACACAACAGCTTGCCCTTAACGTAGAGAAGCTCTCCGGTATGTGCGGTAAGTTAATGTGTTGCTTGAAATATGAAGAAAGCGACTATAAGGAACTCACTGCAGGACTTCCTAAGATGGGATCGCAAGTTGAATATGATGGCATGGTATACCGCCTAACAAGCATGAATGTCATGAAACAGGAAGCCAAGCTAGAAAACCGTGAACAAGTACTCTTTATTTCCTTGGAAAATTTACGCGAGAAAGCAATCCCACGTAAAGGATTTATTCAACAGAACAACCAAAAGAGCGATAAACCTGTACATCGTACAATGGTTCATGAAGGTGTAGCTATACCAGTGAATAAAGATAAAGCAGTACACGTTTCAACAGACTTACCAACCGTTAAGGTAGAGTCATCTAAGCCACAAAATAACCGTTCAAATAATAAAAAAACAAACAGAAATCATTCCAACAAGCAGAATCAACCACGTCAAAACGCAGGAAAGAATACTGCTGAACATAAGAAGGTCACTGTACGTACATTTGGGCGCAAGAAAAAAGATGAGGGCGATAACGCATGA
- the rsmI gene encoding 16S rRNA (cytidine(1402)-2'-O)-methyltransferase translates to MNRQKSFENEKPTLYLVPTPIGNLNEMTPRAIDVLNSVDVIACEDTRNSGQLLKHFDISKRLIAYQNFNEASSTKGIINLLSQGNNIALISDAGYPLINDPGQRVVSEVTALGYNVVPISGCSAFLNALVASGLIAQPFIFIGFLPPSTHDCVKKLRLYQSYPMTLIMYEAPHRIEKMLQSCLDVLGDRHICIGRELTKVHEEFIRGTISEILPIASELKGEMVVVIEGNQDDYEKDIDMGQILNMVNTSIESGMSTSAAIKEVAKQTGIPKNQIYDLVHGKTDQKGVC, encoded by the coding sequence ATGAACCGCCAGAAATCCTTCGAAAATGAAAAACCAACGCTATATTTAGTACCTACTCCAATCGGAAATCTCAATGAGATGACTCCACGTGCTATCGATGTCTTAAATAGCGTCGATGTGATTGCGTGTGAAGACACACGTAATAGTGGGCAGTTACTAAAGCATTTTGATATTTCAAAGCGTTTGATTGCTTACCAAAACTTTAATGAAGCCTCCAGCACAAAAGGCATTATTAACTTACTCTCTCAAGGAAATAATATTGCCTTGATTTCCGATGCTGGATATCCACTCATCAACGATCCAGGCCAAAGAGTTGTCAGTGAAGTGACAGCCCTTGGATATAACGTTGTGCCAATCTCAGGCTGTAGTGCTTTCTTAAACGCACTAGTTGCATCAGGTCTTATTGCACAACCATTTATCTTCATTGGTTTCTTACCACCTTCCACACATGATTGTGTTAAGAAACTACGTCTGTACCAGTCATATCCGATGACACTCATTATGTATGAAGCTCCTCATCGCATTGAGAAGATGTTACAAAGCTGCTTAGATGTGCTAGGTGATCGGCATATCTGTATCGGTCGTGAATTAACAAAAGTACATGAGGAGTTCATCCGTGGTACAATTTCCGAGATATTACCAATTGCTTCAGAGCTAAAAGGTGAAATGGTCGTTGTAATCGAAGGCAATCAAGATGACTATGAAAAAGATATCGATATGGGGCAAATCCTAAACATGGTGAATACTTCTATTGAGAGTGGAATGTCCACAAGTGCCGCAATCAAAGAAGTTGCCAAACAGACAGGTATCCCAAAAAATCAGATCTATGATTTAGTTCATGGAAAAACTGATCAGAAAGGTGTGTGCTAA
- a CDS encoding PrsW family intramembrane metalloprotease: protein MLNQYGQLSLEQTLFYVTIAVFPAIFFMIYIYRNDSKEKEPPLLLLKCIIGGLLSVPVAIILEMISEQVVFYLLENVVTATRVNYGILTAIFVGLIEEGSKFFFLYRFTWKDKAFNYRFDGIVYAVFVSLGFAALENVFYVFNYGTGVALQRALLTIPGHMSFAVYMGLYYGHARVAEALNIPDVKSLNLKASYAFAVLLHTIFDATLMVESEIGLIFFLIFIVILDIIVYRTIRLESKNDIPIVPPTEEDIYAETQLPHPSPIIEITHNVSEREKM from the coding sequence ATGTTAAATCAATATGGACAATTGTCCTTAGAACAAACACTGTTCTATGTTACGATTGCGGTTTTCCCTGCTATCTTCTTCATGATTTATATCTATCGCAATGATAGTAAAGAAAAAGAACCACCACTCTTATTACTAAAGTGTATTATTGGTGGTCTACTCTCTGTACCAGTCGCAATTATATTAGAAATGATTTCTGAACAAGTTGTCTTCTATCTTTTAGAAAATGTAGTGACTGCTACACGAGTCAATTATGGTATCCTAACCGCAATCTTTGTCGGACTTATCGAAGAAGGCTCAAAGTTCTTCTTCCTCTATCGATTTACTTGGAAAGACAAAGCATTCAACTACCGCTTTGATGGTATCGTTTATGCAGTATTCGTATCACTAGGATTTGCGGCATTAGAAAACGTCTTCTATGTATTTAATTATGGAACAGGCGTCGCATTACAACGTGCACTTCTAACTATTCCAGGACACATGAGCTTTGCGGTATATATGGGCTTATACTATGGTCACGCAAGAGTAGCTGAAGCCTTAAACATCCCAGATGTAAAGTCATTAAATCTAAAAGCTTCTTATGCATTTGCGGTATTACTACATACAATCTTTGACGCAACACTCATGGTTGAATCAGAGATTGGACTAATCTTCTTCCTTATATTCATTGTTATCCTAGATATCATCGTATATCGTACGATTCGCCTAGAGTCTAAGAATGATATTCCTATCGTTCCACCAACAGAAGAAGATATCTACGCAGAAACACAATTACCGCATCCTTCCCCAATCATTGAAATTACGCACAATGTAAGTGAACGTGAAAAAATGTAA
- a CDS encoding FHA domain-containing protein produces MLSDPTIVKLIIMGLVGTNVVLLAAVIFLAFKKNTYYVDADGNDVGTTKKPQVKKVIQATPIAPKPKPVQQPKQNVEDSLAATTVLTDLERPVMPISPTIKPIKVDSLDTPIREKNNDDSATLFEEIFSTTNLDEADPKILVTIKVAGQTKDHTISKLPCLIGREAASCDLVINEPAISRKHARILIESDTFYLADVSEHNGTYLNGIKLPPLGKARIHEGDHINLGRAEIVINQIID; encoded by the coding sequence ATGTTAAGTGATCCAACAATTGTCAAATTGATTATCATGGGCTTAGTAGGCACAAACGTTGTCTTACTTGCGGCCGTTATCTTCTTGGCATTTAAGAAAAATACATATTATGTAGATGCGGATGGAAACGATGTTGGTACAACAAAAAAGCCACAAGTTAAGAAAGTTATACAAGCTACACCAATCGCTCCAAAGCCAAAACCAGTACAACAACCAAAGCAGAATGTAGAAGATTCACTCGCTGCGACAACAGTTCTTACTGACTTAGAAAGACCTGTTATGCCAATATCTCCAACAATCAAACCAATAAAGGTTGATTCCTTGGATACACCAATTCGTGAAAAGAATAATGATGATTCCGCAACATTATTCGAAGAAATCTTCTCTACAACAAATCTAGATGAAGCTGACCCAAAGATTCTCGTTACAATCAAAGTAGCAGGACAAACAAAGGATCATACAATCAGTAAATTACCTTGCTTGATTGGACGAGAAGCTGCTAGTTGTGACCTTGTTATCAACGAGCCAGCAATCAGCCGTAAACATGCTCGCATATTAATTGAAAGTGATACATTCTATTTAGCAGACGTTTCCGAACATAACGGAACATACCTAAACGGAATCAAATTGCCACCACTTGGTAAAGCTCGTATCCACGAGGGAGACCACATCAATTTAGGCCGTGCAGAAATCGTCATCAACCAAATTATTGACTAA
- a CDS encoding insulinase family protein yields MNLELSNKLHGFVLEQIKDIEDAKGTLYMFRHEQTNAELCWLKRDDKNKTFAITFKTIPDNDTGVFHILEHSVLNGSKKYPVREPFVELLKSSLQTFLNAFTYPDKTMYPVSSRNNKDYMNLISVYMDAVFQPAIYTNPNIFLQEGWHYQIHDVNEEMEYSGVVLNEMKGAFSSVDETIVDELNRMLFPDNCYKYVSGGDPRYIADLTYEKFIETHQKFYHPSNARVWVDGDLDIDEVLRFIHEEYFVNYHKEEMDFAIPMQKILPAVHNHISYEVNENEPTENRSHISFAKIISTYDSYVQNIAWSALSSTLVANNESPLKKAILDNSLGEDVDLDLYDGIQQPWLVLTIRNTDADKYDAIRKILRSTTSKLVKDGLDHEELQATINQMEFRYRESHEPAGLMYGQRAMDSWLYGGDPAEPLSNGKLFDILREKIEQGYFEELLSSFLLDEEYLNSLTVVPSTTMGAKRVADEKKRLADIKASSKENVLKYIEQNKALDLWQQSTDTKEQLATLPKIHLSEIDEKPEDLPLQIEKVQSVKTLIHPTQESGIVYLFFYFSLAGITIKHLPAVGLFTDLLMNLPTTKKTVRELQRAVRKDLGSLNIVTDVYSPDNRSDACIPVLAVSCSVLERNVDKVVPLILEVIKDTKFTKEEILPILKQGNEGARQSIIMNGHSFAMRRVSAHHSAEGVFREYIGGYENALFSKKLEDNYDEMIDEVINEFEMYQEVLFSKDRLIASVTGDHLDVVEKFIAGINRIEAQGNIVHYPLLQEPKEALQIPAGISYSAAGTNIKTFDFEYDPCLQVIAHLLTYDYLWTEVRVKGNAYGTGFSANPNGNIAAYSYRDPSPLHSIEIYRDIYKRIKQLAEDEHTDLAGYIIGTIAAAEPLLAPAAKVRLADIRYFRNTTYENLCAARKEVLSMKREDLARYVELFEKALQAPTSCIVANAETIEQCKEEGYTILDLIS; encoded by the coding sequence ATGAATTTAGAACTAAGCAACAAGCTACACGGATTTGTCCTTGAACAAATCAAAGATATCGAAGACGCAAAAGGAACTTTATATATGTTCCGTCACGAACAAACAAACGCAGAACTCTGCTGGTTAAAACGTGATGATAAAAATAAGACCTTTGCGATTACATTCAAAACAATCCCTGATAACGACACGGGTGTTTTCCATATTCTTGAACACAGTGTTCTAAATGGTTCAAAGAAATATCCTGTACGTGAACCATTTGTAGAACTATTAAAGAGCAGTTTACAAACATTCTTAAATGCCTTTACGTATCCGGATAAGACAATGTATCCGGTAAGTAGCCGCAACAACAAAGACTACATGAACCTCATTTCTGTATATATGGATGCGGTATTCCAACCAGCAATCTATACAAACCCAAATATCTTTCTTCAAGAAGGTTGGCATTATCAGATTCATGATGTAAATGAAGAGATGGAATACAGTGGTGTTGTACTCAATGAGATGAAGGGTGCCTTCTCCTCTGTTGATGAAACAATCGTAGACGAACTTAACCGTATGTTATTCCCAGATAACTGCTATAAGTATGTATCTGGCGGTGACCCACGTTATATTGCAGATTTAACTTATGAAAAGTTTATCGAAACACATCAGAAGTTCTATCATCCATCTAACGCACGTGTTTGGGTAGATGGTGACCTAGATATTGATGAAGTACTTCGTTTTATCCATGAAGAATACTTTGTTAACTATCATAAGGAAGAGATGGATTTCGCAATTCCTATGCAGAAGATTCTACCAGCTGTGCATAATCATATCTCCTACGAAGTGAATGAAAATGAACCTACCGAGAATCGCTCCCACATCTCTTTTGCGAAGATTATTTCTACCTATGATTCTTATGTACAGAATATTGCATGGTCCGCACTCTCTTCTACACTTGTAGCCAACAATGAATCACCATTAAAGAAGGCTATCCTCGATAACAGCCTCGGTGAAGATGTTGACTTAGATTTATATGATGGTATTCAACAGCCATGGCTTGTCTTAACCATTCGTAACACCGATGCAGACAAGTATGACGCAATCCGCAAAATATTACGTTCTACCACTAGCAAGCTTGTAAAAGATGGCTTAGATCATGAAGAATTACAAGCAACCATCAACCAGATGGAATTCCGTTACCGTGAAAGCCATGAGCCTGCAGGTTTAATGTATGGACAACGTGCAATGGATAGCTGGCTATATGGTGGTGATCCAGCAGAACCATTATCCAACGGAAAGCTATTCGATATCTTACGTGAAAAGATTGAACAAGGATATTTTGAAGAACTCTTATCATCCTTCTTATTAGATGAAGAATATCTTAACTCCTTAACAGTTGTGCCATCCACAACAATGGGAGCTAAGCGCGTCGCAGATGAAAAGAAACGTCTAGCAGATATTAAGGCTTCTAGTAAAGAGAATGTTCTAAAGTATATTGAGCAAAACAAGGCACTAGACCTATGGCAACAGTCTACTGATACAAAGGAACAACTAGCTACTCTACCTAAGATTCATCTTTCAGAGATTGATGAAAAGCCAGAAGACCTTCCACTACAAATCGAAAAAGTACAGTCTGTTAAAACACTGATTCACCCTACCCAAGAATCCGGTATTGTTTACCTCTTTTTCTACTTCTCACTTGCAGGAATTACAATCAAGCATTTACCAGCAGTTGGTTTATTTACCGATTTACTTATGAACCTACCAACTACGAAGAAGACAGTTCGTGAGTTACAGCGTGCTGTACGCAAGGACCTCGGTTCCTTGAATATCGTTACAGATGTATACTCACCAGACAACCGTTCTGATGCATGTATTCCAGTCCTTGCGGTATCCTGTTCTGTACTAGAAAGAAACGTAGATAAAGTTGTACCGCTGATTTTAGAAGTTATCAAAGATACGAAGTTTACAAAGGAAGAAATCTTACCTATTCTCAAACAAGGTAATGAAGGCGCAAGACAATCCATCATCATGAATGGACATTCCTTCGCAATGCGTCGTGTATCTGCACACCATAGCGCAGAAGGTGTATTCCGTGAATATATCGGTGGATATGAAAATGCGTTATTCAGTAAGAAGTTAGAAGATAACTACGATGAGATGATTGATGAAGTGATCAATGAGTTTGAAATGTACCAAGAAGTATTATTCTCCAAGGATCGTTTGATTGCGAGTGTCACTGGCGATCATTTGGATGTCGTAGAAAAATTCATTGCTGGTATCAATCGCATTGAAGCACAAGGAAACATTGTGCACTACCCACTCTTACAAGAACCTAAGGAGGCACTTCAGATTCCAGCAGGTATCTCCTACTCTGCCGCAGGCACCAACATTAAGACCTTCGACTTTGAATATGATCCATGCTTGCAGGTAATCGCACATCTATTAACCTATGATTATCTTTGGACAGAGGTCCGTGTAAAGGGCAATGCATATGGAACAGGCTTCAGTGCGAATCCAAATGGAAATATCGCCGCGTACTCCTATCGTGATCCAAGCCCACTACATTCCATTGAAATCTATCGTGATATCTACAAACGTATCAAGCAACTAGCTGAAGATGAACATACTGACTTAGCAGGATATATCATCGGCACAATTGCGGCGGCAGAGCCACTCTTAGCACCGGCTGCGAAAGTTCGACTAGCAGATATTCGCTACTTCCGTAACACCACATACGAAAACCTATGTGCTGCACGTAAGGAAGTCCTCTCTATGAAGAGAGAAGATCTCGCAAGATACGTAGAACTCTTCGAGAAAGCATTACAGGCACCAACATCCTGCATTGTCGCAAATGCAGAAACGATTGAACAATGCAAGGAAGAAGGATATACAATCCTTGATTTAATCTCTTAA
- a CDS encoding Fur family transcriptional regulator, with protein MKRRQTYQKQEILSIIQGIGTHMTAEEVKSALDQKETGIGLATVYRNLNLLVQEGVIRKYTGEGYNFYDGNPAPHDHLRCTKCGKMIDLGEMPYDSCPDEKVEKFTGGKVFSHVTIFEGICKDCLNEEDTSNGIKGFKNRKEFK; from the coding sequence ATGAAAAGAAGACAGACTTATCAAAAACAAGAAATATTAAGTATTATCCAAGGAATTGGAACGCATATGACTGCGGAAGAAGTTAAGTCTGCTTTAGATCAAAAGGAGACCGGCATTGGTTTAGCGACTGTATATCGCAATCTTAATCTTCTCGTCCAAGAAGGTGTGATTCGTAAGTATACAGGTGAAGGCTACAACTTCTATGATGGTAATCCTGCTCCACACGATCACTTACGTTGCACAAAATGCGGTAAGATGATCGACCTTGGTGAAATGCCTTATGATTCTTGCCCAGATGAAAAGGTAGAAAAATTCACCGGTGGAAAAGTATTCAGTCATGTCACTATTTTTGAGGGAATTTGCAAAGATTGTCTAAATGAGGAGGACACAAGCAATGGAATTAAAGGGTTCAAAAACCGAAAAGAATTTAAATGA
- the rbr gene encoding rubrerythrin, which yields MELKGSKTEKNLNDAFAGESMARNKYTFFAEKAREEGYEQIANIFLETARNEQEHAKQWFIALCGGAIPTTHECLQMGADGENYEWTDMYKRMAEEAREEGFTRIAAQMDMVAKVEKDHEERYEKLKANILNAQVFEKDEPVVWQCEICGYTIESKKAPKICPLCSYKESFFEVKKENY from the coding sequence ATGGAATTAAAGGGTTCAAAAACCGAAAAGAATTTAAATGATGCATTCGCTGGCGAGTCAATGGCTCGCAACAAGTACACTTTCTTCGCTGAGAAGGCTCGTGAAGAAGGTTATGAACAAATCGCAAACATCTTCTTAGAAACAGCACGTAACGAACAGGAACACGCTAAACAATGGTTCATCGCATTATGCGGTGGTGCTATCCCAACAACTCATGAATGCTTACAGATGGGTGCTGATGGTGAAAACTACGAGTGGACAGACATGTACAAGAGAATGGCTGAAGAAGCTCGTGAAGAAGGATTCACACGTATCGCAGCTCAGATGGACATGGTAGCTAAGGTTGAAAAGGACCACGAAGAAAGATACGAGAAGCTAAAGGCTAATATCTTAAACGCTCAAGTATTCGAAAAGGACGAGCCAGTAGTATGGCAGTGCGAAATCTGTGGTTACACAATTGAGTCCAAGAAGGCTCCTAAGATTTGCCCACTCTGCAGCTACAAGGAAAGCTTCTTCGAAGTTAAGAAGGAAAATTACTAA
- a CDS encoding YitT family protein codes for MSQEIYVKPKKVTPLNILLILIGSSLYALSVNFFLVPLKLYSGGVPGTAQMLRTLFFSNVQNVDTAGIINLAFNIPLFLLALKKMKKRMVVGTALSVALQTIIFTYIIAPTAPILDDKLACIVIAGLLGGVGCGLILTNSASAGGLDLLGLYLSHKSKKISVGLFNVLYNIVLYTLMAVLFDVSTALYSIIYIVVFSVTIDRWHYQNIEVELMIFTHVPEVKEMIMHEYARGVTCWDGKGAYTNHQTEVLVTIVAKSEVSSVQREIRKLDPNAFVIAHTRVSVSGGYQKRLV; via the coding sequence ATGTCACAAGAAATCTATGTTAAACCCAAGAAAGTTACACCCTTAAATATCCTACTTATCTTGATAGGATCATCCTTATATGCATTATCCGTAAACTTCTTCTTAGTACCTTTAAAGCTTTACTCTGGCGGAGTCCCTGGTACAGCTCAGATGTTAAGAACATTATTCTTTTCTAATGTTCAAAATGTAGATACTGCAGGTATTATCAACCTTGCATTTAATATTCCACTCTTTCTTCTAGCTTTAAAGAAGATGAAGAAGCGCATGGTCGTAGGAACCGCGTTATCTGTTGCCTTACAGACAATCATCTTTACTTATATCATCGCCCCTACTGCACCTATTCTCGATGATAAACTTGCATGCATTGTAATCGCTGGACTATTAGGTGGCGTTGGATGTGGATTAATTCTTACAAATAGCGCAAGTGCAGGTGGCCTAGATTTATTGGGTTTATATCTAAGTCATAAGTCAAAGAAGATTTCTGTAGGACTATTCAATGTACTTTATAATATTGTTCTCTATACATTAATGGCAGTACTTTTTGATGTTTCAACTGCGTTATACTCTATTATCTATATTGTTGTATTCTCTGTTACGATTGACCGTTGGCATTATCAAAACATTGAAGTTGAGCTGATGATTTTCACACATGTCCCTGAAGTGAAAGAGATGATCATGCATGAATATGCAAGAGGTGTTACTTGTTGGGATGGTAAGGGTGCTTATACCAATCATCAAACCGAAGTACTCGTAACAATCGTCGCAAAAAGTGAGGTTTCATCTGTCCAAAGAGAGATTCGAAAGCTTGATCCAAATGCCTTCGTAATCGCACATACACGTGTCTCTGTGTCTGGAGGTTACCAAAAACGCCTTGTTTAG